A stretch of the Capsicum annuum cultivar UCD-10X-F1 chromosome 10, UCD10Xv1.1, whole genome shotgun sequence genome encodes the following:
- the LOC107843903 gene encoding protein FATTY ACID EXPORT 1, chloroplastic yields MSLATSQLSCFSSIKGGLVQFHSRPLYPCSTFPLKVIAMSSDGHGADESSLKGRATLSYATDSSKSLNGTSSNSYSAPEEHVAGKEINEPVQENTSSEPKRAAKIHDFCLGIPFGGLVFTGGLIGFIFSRNPATLGSGVLFGGSLLALSAISMKVWREGKTNFPFILGQAVLAVTLLWKNMQTFSLTGKVFPTGFFAAISAAMFCFYSYVILSGGNPPPKKLKASASDAY; encoded by the exons ATGTCTTTGGCAACTTCTCAGCTTTCTTGTTTCTCTTCAATTAAAGGCGGATTAGTACAGTTTCATAGTCGACCATTGTACCCATGTTCTACTTTTCCCCTAAAG GTAATTGCTATGAGTAGTGATGGGCATGGCGCAGATGAATCCAGTTTAAAGGGCAGGGCCACTTTAAGTTATGCAACAGATTCTTCAAAATCACTTAATGGGACTTCTTCAAACTCATATTCTGCACCAGAAGAACACGTTGCGGGGAAAGAAATAAATGAGCCAGTGCAAGAGAACACCAGCAGCGAGCCAAAAAGGGCAgcaaaaattcatgatttttgtttAGGAATTCCCTTTG GTGGTCTTGTTTTCACGGGGGGACTTATTGGTTTTATATTCTCAAGAAATCCTGCCACATTAGGCAGTGGTGTTCTTTTCGGAGGTTCATTATTGGCTCTCAGTGCCATTAGCATGAAGGTGTGGCGGGAAGGGAAAACTAACTTTCCATTCATATTGGGTCAAGCAG TACTTGCTGTGACCCTTCTGTGGAAAAACATGCAGACCTTCTCACTG ACAGGAAAAGTGTTCCCTACTGGCTTCTTCGCTGCTATCAG TGCTGCAATGTTCTGCTTCTACTCTTATGTGATACTATCTGGAGGTAATCCACCACCTAAGAAGTTGAAGGCATCTGCATCAGACGCGTattag